Genomic DNA from Paracoccus aminophilus JCM 7686:
GGCGGTCAGGGTCGCGATCTCGCGCGGCGACAGGGCTCCCCGGTCCCAGTCGTTGAAGACCCGCTCAAGCGAGCTCACGCCGCCATGTTCGTTCAGCCAGCGATGCAGCGGCGCGGTCTGGGAAAGATCGCCCAGACGAAAGCGCTCGATCAGCCCATGCGGCAGGTTCGACAGCGTGATCTTGTCGCATGGCATCGCGACGCTGTCGCTTTCGAGCACGCGGGTCACTGTATAATGCGTAAAGGGGAAGCCAAGCTGGGTCAGAGCGTTTGAGAGATAGCTCCAGACCTCGGCGACGCTCTGCATCCGGCTGAATGGCTCGATGTGCTGGAGCATTCGTCCCTCCTGTCTGTTCTGCGCGCGGCGAGGCTGCACGGTCGTGATGAGAGGATTTTCGCCGATTGGCCGGCGGATGCAATGCGATTATCGGGATGCGCCTCTCTATTTCTGCGCTTTTTTGACCGGCATTGGCCTTCTCTTTGGATAAGACGGGTTCTGGACGAGCCTGCCGGGCCTGTGGCAAGGAGCGTCAAGCGCAGGAGGTCCGCGCCCGATCCGGGGCGGCAAGGAGAGAGAATGCCATTTACGATCGCCATCGACGGTCCCGCGGCCTCCGGCAAGGGGACGATTGCCAGGGCGCTTGCGCGCCAGTTCGGCTTCGCCCATCTCGATACCGGGCTGCTCTATCGTGCGGTGGGGGTTCAGGGCGGCGATCCGGTTCAGGTGGCGCAGGCTTTGGTCGCGGCGGATCTCGACCGGGCCGATCTGCGTAGCGCCGAAGCGGGGCAGGCGGCGTCAAAGGTCGCGGCCATCCCCGAGGTTCGCGCGGCCTTGGTCGCCTTCCAGCGCCAGTTTGCCCGGCAGGAACCCGGCGCGGTGCTCGACGGGCGCGATATTGGCACGGTGATCTGCCCCAGCGCCGAGGTGAAGCTTTACGTCATCGCCAATGACGAGACCCGGGCGGCACGGCGTGCGGCCGAACTTGGTGCTTCTGTCGAGGACATGCTCGCCCAGATCCGCGAGCGCGATGCGCGCGATGCGGCCCGCGATGTAGCGCCGATGGTGCAGGCCGAGGATGCCATCCTGCTCGACACCTCTCATCTCTCGATCGACGAGGCGGTGGCGCAAGCGGTGGCTGCCGTTCAGGCGGCGCGCGGCTGAGGCTTGCGCCAATTCCAGCGGGCAGCGGCGGAAACTGTTGCCTTCTTGCGGATTTGGGGCTATATGCGCGCCAAGTCAATCGGCAACATGGTCATAACAGACCGCTTTTAAGTTGGGTCGGGCTCTATAGCTACGACCCTTCGTTCTGCCCGAGAGGCGAATAAAGACCGGCGGAGACAACCGCATGGCCAGTAAACACGTGCAAAGGAAAAACTGTTCGCATGAGCACTAAAGCTGCAATGGACGAATTTGAAGCCCTCTTGAAAGAGAGCTTCGAGATTGACACCCCCGAAGAGGGTTCGGTTGTCAAAGGCAAGGTCATCGCCATCGAGGCAGGCCAGGCCATCATCGACGTCGGCTACAAGATGGAAGGCCGCGTTGATCTGAAAGAATTCGCAAATCCCGGCGAAGAAGCGCAAATCGCTGTTGGCGACGAAGTCGAGGTCTATCTGGACCGCGTCGAGAACGCCCGCGGTGAAGCTTCGATCTCGCGCGAGAAAGCTCGCCGCGAAGAAGCTTGGGATCGTCTTGAGAAAGCCTATGCTGCTGAAGAGCGCGTCGATGGTGCGATCTTCGGTCGCGTCAAAGGCGGCTTCACGGTCGATCTGGGCGGCGCTGTTGCCTTCCTTCCGGGTTCGCAAGTCGACGTCCGTCCGGTGCGCGACGCTGGCCCGCTCATGGGTCTGAAGCAGCCGTTCCAGATCCTGAAAATGGACCGTCGCCGTGGCAACATCGTTGTGTCGCGCCGCGCGATCCTCGAAGAAAGCCGCGCCGAACAGCGTGCGGAAGTCATCGCGAACCTCACCGAAGGTCAGACCGTCGAGGGTGTTGTCAAGAACATCACCGAATACGGTGCCTTCGTTGATCTCGGCGGCGTTGACGGCCTGCTGCACGTCACCGACATGGCTTGGCGCCGCGTTAACCACCCGTCGGAGATCCTGTCGATCGGCGAGACCGTCAAGGTCCAGGTCGTCAAGATCAACAAAGACACCCACCGCATCAGCCTCGGCATGAAACAGCTGCAGGCCGATCCGTGGGATACGGTTGCCAACAAGTTCCCGATCGGCTCGGTCCATCAGGGCCGCGTGACCAACATCACCGACTACGGCGCGTTCGTCGAGCTGGAAGCTGGTGTCGAAGGTCTGGTCCACGTGTCCGAAATGTCCTGGACCAAGAAAAACGTGCACCCCGGCAAAATCGTGTCCACCTCGCAAGAGGTTGAGGTCATGGTTCTGGAAATCGACGAAGCCAAACGCCGCGTCTCGCTTGGTCTCAAGCAGACCCAGCGCAACCCGTGGGAAGTCTTCGCCGAAACTCATCCGGCCGGCACCCAGATCGAAGGCGAAGTCAAGAACATCACCGAATTCGGTCTGTTCATCGGCCTCGAAGGCGATATCGACGGCATGGTCCACCTCTCGGATATCTCGTGGGATGTCCGCGGCGAGGACGCGATCCAGGACTTCCGCAAGGGCGATATGGTGAAAGCCGTCGTTCAGGAAGTTGATGTCGAGAAAGAGCGCATCTCGCTCTCGATCAAGGCTCTGGAAAACGACACCATGTCGGAAGCCGTTGATGGCGTGAAACGTGGCGATGTCGTCACCGTCACCATCACCGCGATCGAAGAAGGTGGCGTTGAGGTCGAGTATAACGGCGTCAAGTCGTTCATCCGTCGCTCGGATCTCGCCCGCGACCGTCAGGACCAGCGCCCCGAGCGTTTCAACGTTGGCGACAATGTTGACGCCCGCGTCACCAACATCGACACCAAGACCCGTCGTCTGGGCCTGTCGATCAAGGCACGCGAGATCGCCGAAGAGAAAGAAGCCGTCGAACAGTATGGCTCGTCGGACTCGGGCGCCTCGCTTGGCGACATCCTCGGTGCGGCTCTGAAGAACCGCAACTGATGACCAACCGGGCCGGAGCCATTTGCGCAATCCGGCCCGAACAGAACAGGAAGCCCGCTCTGGACCTCGTGACCGGGGCGGGTTTCTTTTTTTTGCTTCAAAAGAGTGCGGTTGGCCCGGATCATCTGCAACTATATGATCCGTCGCACGTTCATAATGAGGCTCAATCGTGGCGGCCAACGGTCTCCACACTCCATTCGGTTCCAGTCACAGGGTAGAAGATGATCCGTTCTGAACTGATCCAGAAGATCTCCGAAGAAAATCCGCATCTGTTCCAGCGCGACGTCGAGCGCATTGTGAACACCGTCTTTGAAGAGGTCATCAGCGCCATGGCCCGGGGCGACCGGGTCGAGTTGCGCGGCTTTGGTGCTTTTTCCGTGAAGCAGCGGGAGGCCCGCACCGGACGCAACCCGCGAACGGGCGATTCCGTTAGCGTCGAGGAGAAGCATGTTCCCTTCTTCAAGACCGGCAAATTGCTTCGCGACCGGTTGAACGGTCTGACCGAATAGGTCAGATTGGCCGCGCAGTGATCTGAGGGATTTTCCATGCGCGTGTTACGGCTGGCTTTCGTGATTCTCCTGGCCATCGTCCTGATCGGGGTGGCTCTGGCCAACCGGCAGATGGTCACGGTCAATCTGTTTCCGGCGCAGTTCGGGCAATATCTGGGCGGGACCTGGTCGCTGACCATGCCCGCCTTTATTGCGTTTCTGCTGGTCGTCATGTTCGGCGTCGTGATCGGCCTGATCTGGGAATGGCTGCGCGAGGCGGGAATGCGCGCCGAACTGAGCCGGCGCGCCGCGGAACTCGCCCGGCTTGAGCGCGAGGTCGGCCATTTGCGCCCGGCGCGCGCCGGCAAGCAGGATGAGGTTCTGGCGATCCTCGACACGGCTTCGACCAAACCTGCGGGCGCAGGCTCGACGGCGGTTGTGCCTGCGGCGGGGCGCTGATGTCTGCTGCCGTCAAGATCTGCGGGCTGTCCGAGCCCGAGTCGATCCGCGCCGCGGCTGAAGCCGGGGCGCGCTATATCGGCTTTGTTTTCTTTGCGAAATCCCCCCGAGCCGTCACGCCCGAACGCGCGGCAGAGCTGGCCGAGGTCGTGCCGGTTGGCGTCGCCCGGGTCGGGCTTTTCGTCAATCCCGAGGATGCGCTTCTGACCGAGGTGCTGGCACAGGTGCCGCTCGACATTATCCAGCTTCACGGCACGGAAAGCCCCGCCCGCGTGGCAGAGGTCCGCGCGCTGACCGGGCTTCCGGTGATGAAGGCGGTGGGCGTCGCGGGGCGCGAGGATCTCGACCAGCTTTGGGATTACGGCCTTGTCGCCGATCTGCTGCTCGTCGACGCCAAGCCCGCGCCGGATGCGGATTTGCCCGGAGGCAATGGGCTTGCCTTTGACTGGCGGCTGCTGGTCGGGCGGCGCTGGCTCAAGCCCTGGCTGCTGGCTGGCGGGCTGACCCCGGACAATGTCGCCGAGGCGATCCGCTTGACCGGCGCGCAGGGCGTCGATGTCTCGTCCGGCGTCGAAAGCGCACCGGGGGTCAAGGATCTGGGTAAGATCCGCGCTTTTGTCGCGGCGGCGCAATCATGATCTGGCGCGAGGGAACCGAGGCTGATGTGCCCGCTGTCGTTGCGCTTTTGCTCGATGATGAGCTTGGCAAATGGCGCGAGAATGCCGATCCGAGCGTCTATCTTTCCGCCTTCCGCACCATGCAATCGGAAGGGGCCAATCATTTGATCGTCGGCGAAGAGGGCGGCGAGCTGATTGCTTGTTACCAGATCACCTTCATCGCCAGCCTCTCGCTTGGCGCGACCCGGCGTGGCCAGATCGAGGGTGTGCGTGTCGCAGCCTCTCGCCGGGGCCAACGTATCGGTGAGGCGCTGATGAAGGACGCTGAGGCGCGGGCCCGCGCGGCCGGTTGCGCGATCTTGCAGCTCACCACCAACAAGATCCGCACCGACGCCCATCGCTTCTATGAGCGGCTTGGCTTTACCCCTTCCCATATCGGATATAAGAAATCCCTCTAGGCAGGTGGCAGATGCCAAGCCCGGATTTTCAAGACAGGATGCGCCATGGCGGATGATCTCGCGAACAGCTTTATGACCGGACCCGATGAGCAGGGTCGTTTCGGTATTTTCGGCGGGCGCTTCGTCAGCGAAACCCTCATGCCGCTGATCCTCGATCTCGAAAAGGAATATGAAAAGGCCAAGACCGATCCGGCGTTCAAATCCGAGATGGAAGATCTCTGGACCCATTACGTCGGCCGTCCCTCGCCGCTCTATTTCGCACCGCGCCTGACCGAGCGTCTGAATGGCGCGAAGATCTATCTCAAGCGCGAAGAGCTGAACCATACAGGCAGCCACAAGATCAACAACGTGCTGGGCCAGATCCTGCTGGCGCGCCGCATGGGCAAGACCCGGATCATCGCGGAAACCGGCGCGGGCCAGCATGGCGTGGCGACGGCGACCGTCTGCGCGCGCTTCGGGCTGAAATGCATCGTCTATATGGGCGCGACCGATGTCGAGCGTCAGGCGCCGAACGTCTTCCGCATGCGGCTTCTGGGCGCGGAAGTCGTGCCGGTCACCTCGGGCCGCGGCACGCTGAAAGATGCGATGAACGACGCCTTGCGCGACTGGGTGACCAATGTCCGCGACACGTTCTATTGCATCGGCACGGTTGCAGGCCCGCATCCCTATCCGGCGATGGTGCGCGATTTCCAAGCCATCATCGGGCGCGAGACCAAGCAGCAGATCCTTGCGCAAGAGGGGCGTCTGCCCGACAGCGTCGTTGCGGCGATCGGCGGCGGCTCGAATGCGATGGGGCTTTTCCACCCCTTCCTCGATGACCGCTCGGTCCGCATCATCGGCGTCGAAGCGGGTGGTAAGGGCGTCGATGAGCGCATGGAGCATTGCGCCAGCCTGACCGGTGGGCGTCCGGGCGTCTTGCATGGCAACCGCACCTATCTGCTGCAAGATGCCGAGGGTCAGATCCTCGAGGGCCATTCGATTTCTGCTGGTCTCGATTATCCGGGCATCGGGCCAGAGCACGCCTGGCTCAAAGAGCAGGGCCGCGCCGAATATGTCAGCGCGACCGATACCGAGGCGCTCGGGGCCTTCCAGCTTCTGTGCGAGACCGAGGGCATCATTCCCGCGCTCGAACCCTGCCATGCGATTGGCTATGTCCAGAAACTCGCGCCGACCTTGCCGAAGGATCACCTGATGGTGGTCAACCTTTCGGGCCGGGGCGACAAGGATATCTTCACTGTTGCCAAGCACATGGGGGTTCAGATCACCACCTGAACCGGGGTCACGATTGGGTGACGGATGCAACCCACGCGGCGGGCTCCGAGTTGCTTCAATGTCTGAAGCAGAAGGAGACGAGCCATGCTGAAGTCACCTCTTAAAATCGCTGCTACAATTCTCAAAGTCGGCGCTCTCACCGGTCTTATGGCGGGGGCGGCCTTTGCCCAAAGCACCACCGTTACGACCGAGGGAAAGGCTCCGGAATCCTCGGTGCCGCTGGCCTATAAGGGCTTGAGCGACGTTCAGATTACGGATTTCCTGACCGCGCGCGGCGTGACCGATATCAGCGTCGCCCGGGACGCCGGCAAGATTGTCGCGACCGGCCATCGGGACGGCAATGCCATCGAGCTGATCTATAATGAAAAGACCGGCCAGCTGGTGACCGTTGACGGCAATTCGCCCTCGGCCGAGGCCCATGCCGATTTCATGGCTCTGGGCGAAGCGCCCGATCCGGCACGCGATCCGGCTGGCGGCTCTCACGATCCGATCAAGAACTGAGTGGACCGGGCGCCTTTGGCTTCACCAGAGCCAATCCGCCCTTGCGATCAGGCCGACGCCGCAAGCGTCGGCCTTACTTTTTCGTCAAAAGCCCGCCATCGCTCAGGATCTCTTCCAGATCGCCCCGGCCAAGATAGCCAAAGATCACCCGATCTCCGATGACGAAGCTCGGCGTGCCTGCAATCCCCAAAGCCTCGGCCAGAAAGTCCGAGCGCTCGAAATGGGCGTAGATCTCGGGACTGTCGATGTCCTGCATCATCTGGGGCAGATCGAGACCGACCGCCAGTGCCGCTCGCCGGATCGCGGGCTCCGAGGTCGGTCCGTAGGTCGCCATCAGCAGCGCGTGAAATTCGGGGTATTTTCCTTGCTTTTGCGCGGCCAGAGCCGCGGCCGCGGCAAGGGTCGACTCCTCGCCAAAGATCGGCCATTCGCGGATCACCAGCCGCAGCTCGGGATGGGCGCTCAGAAGCGCGTCAAGCTCGGGGGCATTCTTGCGGCAATAGCTGCAATTGTAATCGGTGAATTCGACGATGGTGATCGTGCCGTGGGGGTTGCCGATCACCGGCGCATCCGGGTCGTTGAAAAGCTGCTGCGAGAGGCCCGAGATCGCGACCTTCGCATCCGGTTCAGGCGATCCGCCCCAAAGACCGGCCACGGCACCGCCAGCGCAGGCCAGTAGCAAAAACAACGAGAGGGCGCGCAACATGATCAGCTCCTTGATCGCGCCAGCATCGCAGGGGCCCCGACCCGCCGCAAGGACCATCGTCAGATCGGGTCCAACGCCCATGCGGGCAGGCCAAGCCGTCATGAGACCGACATGCGCAAAGGATAGGAGGCCGCGATGACCTCTGTGACCCTTGATCAGCTTCGCTTGACTTTCGGCCAGACCCGCGCGCTGGACGGGGTGAGCCTGACCATTCCCTCGGGCTCTTTCGTGGCGCTGCTTGGGCCTTCGGGCTGTGGCAAGACCACGCTTTTGCGCCTGATCGCCGGGCTCGAACGGCCTGACAGCGGTGAGATCGCCATCGCCGGTCGCCGGGTTGCGGGGCGGGGGCAGTTCACCGAGCCGCAGGATCGCGGCCTTGGTATGGTCTTTCAATCCTATGCGCTCTGGCCGCATCTGACGGTGGCGGGCAATATCGGCTTTGGCCTCAACCGGCTGGCCCGAGCCGCGCGCGAGGAACGGATCGCCGAAGCTCTGGCGCTGGTCGGGCTGACCGGGCTCGCGGCGCGCAAACCGCATGAGCTCTCGGGCGGTCAGCGCCAGCGCGTCGCCTTGGCGCGCAGTCTCGCCGCGCGTCCGTGGCTTTTGCTGCTCGACGAGCCTCTGGCCAATCTCGATACCCATCTGCGCCAGACCATGCTGGCCGAGTTTCGCCGCATCCACAGCTCGACCGGCTGCACGATGATTTTCGTGACCCATGACCAGAACGAGGCCATGGCGGTGGCGGATTTGGTCGGGGTGATGGATCGCGGCAGGCTAGAACAATTCGCCCCGCCCGCCGCGCTTTTCGACCGTCCGGCCAGCCAGATGGTGGCGCGCTTTGTCGGCAATGGGCGGACCTTGCCGGTCGAGGTGCTGCGCCGCTCGGGTGAGATCTGCGAGATCACGCTCGGCGGCAGGGTGCTGCGCCTGCCGGGCGTGGCGCCGGTCGGGCCGGGCTGGCTCTGCCTGCATTCGCGCGATCTGGCGGCGCAAGGCGCACCGGGCGAGGGCTTTGACGCCGAAGTCATGGCGGCGCGGTTCGAAAACGGCTTTCACATCCTCGAAATCATCCCCGATCTCGTGCCCGAGGCCGAGCCGCTTGATCTGCGCGTAGACCGCCCGCTCGCACCGGGGGCGCGCATCCGCTTTGCTTTGACCGGCGGCTGGGTCATTCCGCGTGCAGGCGATGCGGCCCTCACGACCGCCGCGCGACCCTTTGCCGCGCCCGTCTGAGCCGCGCCGCGCGGGGCCGCACGCGGAACTGTCACAGAGCTGTCAGGCCCTTTCGCTAGTCAGGCCCAGCCCTAGTGCGGGTGGCCCCGTCCGGTTCGGACCCGGGCGCGATGTCGAAAGGAATTCTCAATGCGCGCAATCAGCTCTCTGGCCCTTGCTTTGGCCGCACTCGCCGGTCCGGCTTTCGCCGCGCCCTCGGGCACGATCACGGTCTATACCTCGCAGCCGCAGGACCAGATGGCGCAGGTCGTCGAGGCCTTCAACAAGGATTATCCCGAGGTGAAGGTCGAGATTTTCCGCTCGGGCACGACCGAGCTGATGTCGAAGCTTCAGGCCGAATTCGCGGCGGGCTCGACCCCGGCGGATATCGTCTTGCTGGCCGATGAGGCCGCGATGACCCAGCTGAAAACCGACGGCCGCCTTCAGCCCTATGCCGATGCGCCCGTCGCCGAGATCCCGGCCAATCTGGTCGATCCCGACAAGACGTTTTTCGGCACCAAGCTGCTGACCACCGGCATCGTCTACAACACCGATCTGGTCAAGGAGGCGCCCAAAAGCTGGACGGATCTCAAGGCCGCGGACAAGGCGAAATCGCTGATCATGCCGAGCCCGCTTTATTCGGGCGCGGCGGTGATCCATGTCGGCACCATCGTCCAGCAGCCCGAATTCGGCTGGGGCTATTACGAGGATCTCGCGGCCCATGGCGCGGTTGCCGGACAGGGCAATGGCACAGTGATCGAGGCGGTCGCGCGCGGCGAGAAAGCCTATGGCATCATCGTCGAATATATGGCGATGAACGCCAAGGCGAAGGGCTCGCCCGTTGATTTCGTCTGGCCCGAGGATGGCGTCTCGACCATCACCCAGCCGGTCGCCATCGTCAAAGGCACGGATAACGAAGAGGGCGCGCGCGCCTTTGTCGATTGGCAGCTCGGCAAATCGGCGCAAGAGCAATCGGTCGAGCAGGGTTATTTCCCGATCTTGAAGGGGATGGAGCGCCCGGCGGGCTATCCCGACCCGGAAACGCTGAAGGTTCTGCCGGTCGATGTGCCGAAGCTCATCGCGGAAGACACGGCCAATAAGGAAAAATTCTCTGATCTCTTCGGTGGCTGAGATCCGGCTGAAGCGGCATCTGAGGGGCGGCGATCTGGTGATCGTCGCCCTGATTGCCCTCTATCTGGCCGCAACCGGGCTTTGGCCGATGCTGCGGCTGTTGATCGAGGCCTTAGCGCCGGGGCCTCAGGGCGAGACCTTTGGCCTTGCGCGCGAGGTGCTGGAAAGCCCGGCCTTCCTCAAGGCGTTTAGAAATACCGTGACCGTCTCGGCAGGCTCGGTCCTTGTCTCGGCGGGGCTTGGGATGGCGCTGGCCTATGCTTCGGGGCTGATGCGGCTGCCGGGACAGGTGGCTTTGGGCTTTCTGGCGCTGTCACCGCTTCTCATTCCCTCGCAGATCATGGCTTTGGCCTGGATCCAGCTGGTGGGATCATCCTCGCCGCTGCTGGGCCCGCTTGGACTTGCGCCTGCAGCGGGCCAGCCCAATCCGCTTTATTCAGGCGCGGGCATCGCCTGGCTTTTGGGGATCGAGCATATGCCTTTGGTCTTCTTGGCCGTTCGCGCCAGTCTCATCGCCATCCCCGGCGATCTGATCGAGGCCGCGCGGATCTCGGGCGCAAGCGGCGCGCGGATCACCGGTCGGATCATCCTGCCCTTGACCCTTCCGGCGGCGGCCGCGGGCGCGATTCTGGCCTTTGCCTCGGCGGTCGGCAATTTCGGCGTGCCAGCGCTGCTGGGCATTCCCGGGCGGTTTCCGATGCTGACGACGCTGATTTATCAGCGGCTGAACGGCTTTGGGCCGGGGGTGATCGGCAAGGTCGCGGTGATGGCTCTGGTGCTGGTTGTGCTGGCGGGGGCGGCCTTGGCGCTGCGCAATCTCTTCCAGCGCCGCTTTGGCGTGCCGCTCCCTGCCGGCAAAGGCTTCGAGGGCTCTGCCCAGAGCCATCTGCGCTGGCCTGTCGCGGTTGCCGCTTGGCTGATCGTCGCGCTGCTGGCAATTCTGCCGATGATTGCGCTTGGGGTCACGGCGCTGTCGCCCGCGATTGGCGTGCGTTTCGCGCTTGAGACCGCGACCCTCGAAAACCTGCGCGCGGCCTTGGCCAATCCGGCGATCCGGCGGGCCTTTGCCAATTCGCTGATGCTTTCACTCGCGGCGGCGGGGTTCTCGGCGCTGGTGGCAATCGGCCTTGCTTGGTTTGCGGTGGTCGGCAAAAGCCGCTTTGCGCGCGGGCTGAACCTTGTGGCCGATGCGCCTTTCGTGGTGCCGGGCACGGTTCTGGCGCTGGCGATGATCCTCGTCTATCTGCCGCCTCTGCCGCTGATCGGCTCGATCTATGGCACGGCGGCGATCCTGCTCATCGCCTATCTGGGCCGCTTCCTGCCGCTGGTTTTGCGTCCCGTCGAGGCGGCGATGCGCGCGATGGACCCCTCGCTTGATGAGGCGGCGCGTATCCATGGCGCGCAGAGCCTGCGTCGTATCCTGCGGATCGCGGGCCCCATGGTCGCGCCCTCGGCGCTCGCCGGGGCGATGCTGATCGTGCTGACGGCGATCAACGAGCTGACGGTTTCCGCGCTTTTGTGGTCGGCGGGCCATGAGACGGTCGGCGTGATGATCTTTTCGCTGCAATACGAGGGCAATTCGACCGGAGCCGCCGCGCTTTCGGTCATCTCGGTCGCGCTGGTGGCCGTGCTGGCGCTGGTTACGGATCTGGCGGGCAGGCGCCTGCCGCCCGGAACTTTACCTTGGCGCGCAAGATGAAAAAGGGGCCCTAAGGCCCCTTTTTTACAGCATTTTCGCGTGACGGTTCACGTCCTTGTAAAGCAGATAGCGGAAATCCGAGGGCCCGCCCGCATAGCAGCATTGCGGGCAGAAGGCGCGCAGCCACATGAAATCGCCGGGACCGACCTCGACCCAATCCTGATTGAGCCGATAGACCGCCTTGCCTTCGATCACGAAGAGCCCGTGCTCCATGACATGGGTTTCCGCGAAGGGAATGGTCCCGCCCGGTTTCAGCGTGACGATGGTGATATGCATATCATGGCGGATGTCATTCGGGTCCATGAAGCGGGTCGTGGCCCAACGTCCCTCGGTCTCGGGCATGGCGATCGGCGCAATGTCTTTTTCATTGGCGATGATGACATCGGGCTTCTCGAGCCCCTCGACCGCCTGCCAGCGCTTGCGCCACCAGTGAAAGCGCGAGAGATCGGCGGCGTTCTTGACGGTCCAGGCCGTGCCTGCCGGGATATAGGCAAAGCCCCCCTCGGTCAGATGATGGGTCTGGCCCGCGATCTCGACATCAACCGCGCCATTGGTGACGAACAGCGCGGATTGAACGGTCGGATCCTCCTCGGGGCGGTCGGAACCGGCCTCGCCTTTCAGCTCGACGATATATTGGCTGAAGGTCTCGGCAAAACCCGAGAGCGGGCGCGCGATGATCCACATGCGCATATTCGTCCAGCCGGGCAGGAAGCTCGTGACGATGTCGCGCATGGTCGCGGCGGGAATGACGGCATAGGCCTCGGTGAAGACGGCGGTATCGACCGAGAGATCGCTTTGCGGCGGCAGACCGGCCAGAGGACCGG
This window encodes:
- a CDS encoding GNAT family N-acetyltransferase, encoding MMIWREGTEADVPAVVALLLDDELGKWRENADPSVYLSAFRTMQSEGANHLIVGEEGGELIACYQITFIASLSLGATRRGQIEGVRVAASRRGQRIGEALMKDAEARARAAGCAILQLTTNKIRTDAHRFYERLGFTPSHIGYKKSL
- a CDS encoding (d)CMP kinase yields the protein MPFTIAIDGPAASGKGTIARALARQFGFAHLDTGLLYRAVGVQGGDPVQVAQALVAADLDRADLRSAEAGQAASKVAAIPEVRAALVAFQRQFARQEPGAVLDGRDIGTVICPSAEVKLYVIANDETRAARRAAELGASVEDMLAQIRERDARDAARDVAPMVQAEDAILLDTSHLSIDEAVAQAVAAVQAARG
- a CDS encoding DsbA family protein is translated as MTAWPARMGVGPDLTMVLAAGRGPCDAGAIKELIMLRALSLFLLLACAGGAVAGLWGGSPEPDAKVAISGLSQQLFNDPDAPVIGNPHGTITIVEFTDYNCSYCRKNAPELDALLSAHPELRLVIREWPIFGEESTLAAAAALAAQKQGKYPEFHALLMATYGPTSEPAIRRAALAVGLDLPQMMQDIDSPEIYAHFERSDFLAEALGIAGTPSFVIGDRVIFGYLGRGDLEEILSDGGLLTKK
- a CDS encoding phosphoribosylanthranilate isomerase, with the translated sequence MSAAVKICGLSEPESIRAAAEAGARYIGFVFFAKSPRAVTPERAAELAEVVPVGVARVGLFVNPEDALLTEVLAQVPLDIIQLHGTESPARVAEVRALTGLPVMKAVGVAGREDLDQLWDYGLVADLLLVDAKPAPDADLPGGNGLAFDWRLLVGRRWLKPWLLAGGLTPDNVAEAIRLTGAQGVDVSSGVESAPGVKDLGKIRAFVAAAQS
- the trpB gene encoding tryptophan synthase subunit beta, giving the protein MADDLANSFMTGPDEQGRFGIFGGRFVSETLMPLILDLEKEYEKAKTDPAFKSEMEDLWTHYVGRPSPLYFAPRLTERLNGAKIYLKREELNHTGSHKINNVLGQILLARRMGKTRIIAETGAGQHGVATATVCARFGLKCIVYMGATDVERQAPNVFRMRLLGAEVVPVTSGRGTLKDAMNDALRDWVTNVRDTFYCIGTVAGPHPYPAMVRDFQAIIGRETKQQILAQEGRLPDSVVAAIGGGSNAMGLFHPFLDDRSVRIIGVEAGGKGVDERMEHCASLTGGRPGVLHGNRTYLLQDAEGQILEGHSISAGLDYPGIGPEHAWLKEQGRAEYVSATDTEALGAFQLLCETEGIIPALEPCHAIGYVQKLAPTLPKDHLMVVNLSGRGDKDIFTVAKHMGVQITT
- the ihfB gene encoding integration host factor subunit beta — protein: MIRSELIQKISEENPHLFQRDVERIVNTVFEEVISAMARGDRVELRGFGAFSVKQREARTGRNPRTGDSVSVEEKHVPFFKTGKLLRDRLNGLTE
- the rpsA gene encoding 30S ribosomal protein S1; the encoded protein is MSTKAAMDEFEALLKESFEIDTPEEGSVVKGKVIAIEAGQAIIDVGYKMEGRVDLKEFANPGEEAQIAVGDEVEVYLDRVENARGEASISREKARREEAWDRLEKAYAAEERVDGAIFGRVKGGFTVDLGGAVAFLPGSQVDVRPVRDAGPLMGLKQPFQILKMDRRRGNIVVSRRAILEESRAEQRAEVIANLTEGQTVEGVVKNITEYGAFVDLGGVDGLLHVTDMAWRRVNHPSEILSIGETVKVQVVKINKDTHRISLGMKQLQADPWDTVANKFPIGSVHQGRVTNITDYGAFVELEAGVEGLVHVSEMSWTKKNVHPGKIVSTSQEVEVMVLEIDEAKRRVSLGLKQTQRNPWEVFAETHPAGTQIEGEVKNITEFGLFIGLEGDIDGMVHLSDISWDVRGEDAIQDFRKGDMVKAVVQEVDVEKERISLSIKALENDTMSEAVDGVKRGDVVTVTITAIEEGGVEVEYNGVKSFIRRSDLARDRQDQRPERFNVGDNVDARVTNIDTKTRRLGLSIKAREIAEEKEAVEQYGSSDSGASLGDILGAALKNRN
- a CDS encoding LapA family protein; its protein translation is MRVLRLAFVILLAIVLIGVALANRQMVTVNLFPAQFGQYLGGTWSLTMPAFIAFLLVVMFGVVIGLIWEWLREAGMRAELSRRAAELARLEREVGHLRPARAGKQDEVLAILDTASTKPAGAGSTAVVPAAGR
- a CDS encoding ABC transporter ATP-binding protein; this encodes MTSVTLDQLRLTFGQTRALDGVSLTIPSGSFVALLGPSGCGKTTLLRLIAGLERPDSGEIAIAGRRVAGRGQFTEPQDRGLGMVFQSYALWPHLTVAGNIGFGLNRLARAAREERIAEALALVGLTGLAARKPHELSGGQRQRVALARSLAARPWLLLLDEPLANLDTHLRQTMLAEFRRIHSSTGCTMIFVTHDQNEAMAVADLVGVMDRGRLEQFAPPAALFDRPASQMVARFVGNGRTLPVEVLRRSGEICEITLGGRVLRLPGVAPVGPGWLCLHSRDLAAQGAPGEGFDAEVMAARFENGFHILEIIPDLVPEAEPLDLRVDRPLAPGARIRFALTGGWVIPRAGDAALTTAARPFAAPV
- a CDS encoding ABC transporter substrate-binding protein, producing MRAISSLALALAALAGPAFAAPSGTITVYTSQPQDQMAQVVEAFNKDYPEVKVEIFRSGTTELMSKLQAEFAAGSTPADIVLLADEAAMTQLKTDGRLQPYADAPVAEIPANLVDPDKTFFGTKLLTTGIVYNTDLVKEAPKSWTDLKAADKAKSLIMPSPLYSGAAVIHVGTIVQQPEFGWGYYEDLAAHGAVAGQGNGTVIEAVARGEKAYGIIVEYMAMNAKAKGSPVDFVWPEDGVSTITQPVAIVKGTDNEEGARAFVDWQLGKSAQEQSVEQGYFPILKGMERPAGYPDPETLKVLPVDVPKLIAEDTANKEKFSDLFGG